One part of the Streptomyces sp. AM 2-1-1 genome encodes these proteins:
- a CDS encoding 2,3-dihydro-2,3-dihydroxybenzoate dehydrogenase — protein MSAEFDGGLALVTGAGRGIGEAVVTALVERGARVLATDVTPDGIEALAKEHGPRVVARPLDVTDAAAVERVVEEAERDLGPLDFAVNVAGVLRTADVLDTSDEHWAATFAVNVNGVFHVSRSAARRMAPRGRGSIVTVASNAAGIPRAGMAAYAASKAASAMFTRCLGLEMAPRGVRCNNVCPGSTMTEMQRGMWAGLDPQDMTAAADRVIEGDLAAYRTGIPLGRIADPADIADAVIFLLSDRARHITMQDLYVDGGATLRS, from the coding sequence GTGAGCGCCGAGTTCGACGGCGGGCTCGCCCTCGTCACGGGCGCCGGCCGGGGCATCGGCGAGGCCGTCGTCACCGCGCTCGTCGAGCGCGGCGCGCGGGTACTCGCCACCGACGTCACCCCCGACGGCATAGAGGCCCTCGCGAAGGAGCACGGTCCCCGGGTGGTCGCCCGCCCGCTCGACGTCACCGACGCGGCCGCCGTGGAGCGCGTGGTCGAGGAGGCCGAACGGGACCTCGGCCCCCTCGACTTCGCCGTCAACGTGGCGGGCGTCCTGCGCACCGCCGACGTGCTGGACACCAGCGACGAGCACTGGGCCGCCACCTTCGCCGTCAACGTGAACGGCGTCTTCCACGTCTCGCGCTCCGCCGCCCGGCGGATGGCTCCGCGCGGCCGCGGCTCGATCGTCACCGTCGCCTCCAACGCGGCGGGCATCCCGCGCGCCGGCATGGCCGCGTACGCCGCGTCCAAGGCGGCCTCGGCCATGTTCACCCGGTGTCTCGGCCTGGAGATGGCGCCGCGCGGAGTGCGCTGCAACAACGTGTGCCCCGGATCGACCATGACGGAGATGCAGCGCGGCATGTGGGCCGGCCTGGACCCGCAGGACATGACCGCCGCGGCGGACCGCGTCATCGAGGGTGACCTCGCCGCCTACCGGACGGGCATACCGCTCGGCCGCATCGCGGATCCCGCGGACATCGCCGACGCCGTCATCTTCCTGCTCTCCGACCGCGCCCGCCACATCACCATGCAGGACCTGTACGTCGACGGCGGCGCCACCCTGCGCTCCTGA
- a CDS encoding iron chelate uptake ABC transporter family permease subunit, with protein sequence MTDHAPGLVPRDAGPPPRGLTPPVLTPPDSTVLRGGALSWLFPRRSALVAALLLPVIALLVVLSVLASSSGMSPARTLSGLLGTGDAGTVMVIREFRLPRIFVGIMVGAALGIAGCLTQTLAGNRLATPDLVGVNEGATAAVVAAAAGTSTGMVGMWWLGPVGAVAAAALVVLCAGGAGSAGYRVLVTGIGVSTFVGAVSDLVMSRENDNSAGGVFLWAVGSLNGRDWAAGTPLLIALCLLVPLSLAAGHRLQLLRFDDDMAATLGVDLRRVRAAALALAVLLAGVAVGVGGPIAFIALGAPILAQRLAGPTRVPVLGAGLTGAALVTAADALARVGAPVELPVGVVTSVLGGPFLLWVLFRSDRTEEKA encoded by the coding sequence ATGACGGACCACGCTCCCGGCCTCGTCCCGCGCGACGCCGGGCCGCCCCCACGCGGCCTGACACCGCCCGTCCTCACCCCGCCCGACAGCACCGTGCTGCGCGGTGGCGCGCTCTCCTGGCTCTTCCCCCGCCGCAGCGCACTCGTGGCGGCGCTCCTCCTCCCCGTGATCGCGTTGCTCGTCGTCCTCTCCGTACTGGCGAGCTCGTCCGGCATGAGCCCGGCGCGGACCCTCTCCGGCCTGCTGGGCACCGGCGACGCGGGCACCGTCATGGTCATCCGCGAGTTCCGGCTGCCCCGGATCTTCGTCGGCATCATGGTCGGTGCCGCGCTCGGCATCGCCGGCTGTCTCACCCAGACCCTCGCCGGGAACCGTCTCGCCACCCCCGACCTGGTCGGGGTCAACGAGGGTGCCACCGCGGCCGTCGTCGCCGCCGCCGCGGGCACGTCCACCGGAATGGTCGGCATGTGGTGGCTCGGGCCCGTCGGCGCCGTCGCCGCCGCCGCGCTCGTCGTGCTGTGCGCGGGCGGGGCGGGCAGCGCCGGCTATCGCGTCCTGGTCACCGGCATCGGCGTCTCCACCTTCGTCGGGGCCGTCAGCGACCTCGTGATGTCCCGCGAGAACGACAACTCCGCCGGAGGAGTGTTCCTCTGGGCGGTCGGCAGCCTCAACGGCCGTGACTGGGCCGCCGGTACGCCGCTGCTGATCGCCCTCTGCCTCCTCGTACCGCTCTCCCTCGCGGCGGGTCACCGGCTGCAACTCCTGCGCTTCGACGACGACATGGCCGCCACCCTCGGGGTCGACCTGCGCCGGGTGCGTGCCGCAGCCCTCGCCCTCGCGGTGCTCCTCGCCGGGGTCGCCGTCGGCGTCGGCGGGCCGATCGCCTTCATCGCCCTGGGCGCCCCTATCCTCGCCCAGCGGCTGGCCGGTCCCACCCGGGTCCCGGTCCTCGGCGCGGGCCTGACCGGAGCCGCCCTCGTCACCGCGGCCGATGCGCTCGCCCGGGTCGGGGCCCCCGTCGAACTCCCCGTCGGCGTCGTCACCAGCGTCCTCGGCGGCCCCTTCCTCCTCTGGGTCCTCTTCCGCTCGGACCGCACCGAAGAAAAGGCATGA
- a CDS encoding iron ABC transporter permease → MSTAQGGSPGRAETRTATVPRPERSGPASGDRRPVRWAAFSLVALLCLVLASLLTGTGSTPPARAWDYLWGDPSARADAQLRLAVMDVRLPRTLAAILVGLCLGTAGCLLQAATRNPLAETGLLGVNSGAAFAVVLGLTFFHASSSGALLVWALLGGMAASAVVLLLAASGRAAGSPLRLVLAGSALSATFHGLTSYVLLGTQSTFDTYRYWTIGSLAGVETGQLVPLVPLVLLGLLTAGCCVRPLAALGLGDDGARSLGHHPGRIRVVVAVAVSLLAGCAVAVAGPIAFLGLLAPYAARALAGASTGAQLVLSALIAADVMILADILARIVIRPWETPVSVLLAFVGGPLLIWIARSSRLSTAGAAA, encoded by the coding sequence ATGTCTACTGCGCAAGGGGGCTCTCCCGGGAGGGCGGAAACCCGTACGGCGACGGTCCCCCGCCCTGAGCGGTCCGGCCCGGCGAGCGGGGACCGGCGTCCGGTCCGGTGGGCCGCCTTCAGCCTCGTCGCCCTGCTCTGCCTGGTCCTCGCCTCCCTGCTGACGGGCACCGGTTCCACCCCGCCCGCGCGCGCCTGGGACTACCTCTGGGGCGACCCCTCGGCCCGCGCCGACGCCCAACTCCGCCTCGCCGTCATGGACGTACGCCTCCCGCGCACCCTCGCCGCGATTCTGGTCGGCCTCTGCCTCGGCACCGCCGGCTGCCTCCTCCAGGCCGCCACGCGCAACCCGCTGGCGGAGACCGGGCTGCTCGGCGTCAACTCCGGCGCCGCGTTCGCCGTCGTCCTCGGACTCACCTTCTTCCACGCCTCCTCCTCCGGTGCGCTGCTGGTCTGGGCGCTGCTCGGCGGCATGGCGGCGAGCGCCGTGGTCCTCCTGCTCGCCGCGTCCGGCCGGGCCGCCGGTTCCCCGCTGCGCCTGGTGCTCGCCGGCTCCGCGCTCAGTGCCACCTTCCACGGCCTCACCTCGTACGTCCTGCTGGGGACCCAGTCCACCTTCGACACCTACCGCTACTGGACGATCGGCTCGCTGGCCGGTGTGGAGACCGGTCAACTCGTGCCCCTCGTACCGCTGGTGCTCCTCGGACTGCTCACCGCGGGCTGCTGCGTCCGGCCGCTCGCCGCCCTCGGTCTCGGCGACGACGGGGCGCGCTCGCTCGGCCACCACCCCGGACGGATCCGCGTCGTGGTGGCCGTCGCCGTGTCGCTGCTCGCCGGCTGCGCGGTCGCGGTGGCCGGGCCCATCGCCTTCCTCGGGCTGCTCGCCCCGTACGCCGCACGCGCCCTCGCCGGCGCGTCGACGGGGGCCCAACTCGTGCTGTCCGCGCTGATCGCCGCCGACGTCATGATCCTCGCCGACATCCTCGCCCGGATCGTCATCCGCCCCTGGGAGACCCCGGTCAGCGTGCTCCTGGCCTTCGTCGGCGGCCCCCTGCTCATCTGGATCGCCCGCTCGTCCCGACTCTCCACCGCGGGGGCCGCGGCATGA
- a CDS encoding iron-siderophore ABC transporter substrate-binding protein: MTPNQSTAPRRLARPLAAVAVLGICALTATACGSSDADSASDGSAKGGTTTVTDAAGTKVTVPAEPARVVVLSEMDLDSSLTLGVKPVGLTAGRGQKGAPAYLTDEAGDIPVVGAVTGPDIEKVVQAAPDVILAGQMTDTQVLAQLRKIAPTLVTIGDDKDWKKSLSLTGEVLGKANEADAFLADYDAKVAALKKDLGFRAGAKVSVARYSPQGSAVMQQGVFISDVLNDLGFTRPGIQAEKGEGHSTPISEENLDELDGDWLFIGTLTSTGGSGVVGRLSANPAYQQLGAVKAGHVTEIDGSMWTSLGGAKAAVNVLADLRKAMVK, translated from the coding sequence ATGACGCCGAACCAGTCCACCGCTCCCCGCCGCCTCGCCCGCCCCTTGGCCGCCGTCGCCGTCCTCGGCATCTGCGCGCTCACGGCGACCGCGTGCGGCTCCTCGGACGCGGACTCGGCATCGGACGGCTCCGCCAAGGGCGGCACCACCACGGTCACCGACGCGGCCGGAACGAAGGTGACGGTACCCGCCGAACCGGCGCGTGTCGTGGTCCTGAGCGAAATGGATCTCGACTCCTCGCTCACCCTCGGGGTGAAGCCGGTGGGCCTGACGGCGGGCCGCGGCCAGAAGGGCGCCCCCGCGTACCTGACGGACGAGGCCGGCGACATCCCGGTGGTGGGCGCGGTCACCGGCCCGGACATCGAGAAGGTCGTCCAGGCGGCTCCCGACGTGATTCTCGCCGGCCAGATGACGGACACTCAGGTGCTCGCCCAACTCCGCAAGATCGCGCCCACCCTGGTCACCATCGGCGACGACAAGGACTGGAAGAAGTCCCTCTCCCTCACCGGCGAGGTCCTCGGCAAGGCCAACGAGGCCGACGCCTTCCTCGCCGACTACGACGCGAAGGTGGCCGCCCTCAAGAAGGACCTGGGGTTCCGGGCCGGTGCCAAGGTCTCCGTCGCCCGTTACTCGCCGCAGGGCTCCGCCGTCATGCAGCAGGGCGTCTTCATCAGCGACGTCCTGAACGACCTCGGCTTCACCCGGCCGGGCATCCAGGCGGAGAAGGGCGAGGGCCACTCCACGCCGATCAGCGAGGAGAACCTCGACGAGCTCGACGGCGACTGGCTCTTCATCGGCACGCTGACCTCCACCGGCGGCTCCGGCGTCGTCGGCCGGCTCTCCGCGAATCCCGCCTACCAGCAGCTCGGCGCCGTCAAGGCCGGTCACGTGACCGAGATCGACGGCTCGATGTGGACCAGCCTCGGTGGTGCGAAGGCCGCCGTGAACGTGCTGGCCGACCTCCGGAAGGCCATGGTCAAGTGA
- a CDS encoding isochorismate synthase, translated as MSTSLHDSAPAAPGLAPLTPGAATALLDAYRPGTDRFVASPTRTLLGRGVLAEVPHGTGPVEERVRGVLHARRRDGDPAPVVVGSIPFDADAPAALVVPRSVRWAPALRRDPLVALPAPPVEDGGAWQVREVPAAAEYTGAVAEAVRRMRAGEFAKVVLARTLELTAPGEPDLPAMLSRLARRDPAGYTFAVPTGPGRTLIGASPELLVARQDGRLVANPLAGSAPRSSDLAEDVRRAAALLESPKDLHEHAVVVAAVREALAPFCTRLDVPEHPTLVRTAAMWHLSTTLTGDLADPDTTALRLAAALHPTPAVCGTPTAAARAVIAAYEPFERGAYTGMVGWQDADGDGEWVVTIRCAEAEGRSLRLFAGAGVVADSSPEAETAETGAKFRTFLNAVGAQL; from the coding sequence ATGTCCACCTCCCTGCACGATTCCGCCCCGGCCGCCCCCGGCCTCGCCCCCCTCACCCCCGGGGCGGCGACCGCGCTGCTCGACGCCTACCGACCCGGCACCGACCGCTTCGTGGCCTCGCCGACGCGCACCCTGCTGGGCCGCGGCGTCCTCGCCGAAGTACCCCACGGCACGGGGCCGGTGGAGGAGCGCGTACGGGGCGTCCTCCACGCCCGGCGGCGGGACGGGGACCCGGCGCCGGTGGTCGTCGGGTCCATACCCTTCGACGCGGACGCCCCCGCCGCGCTGGTGGTCCCCCGGTCCGTGCGGTGGGCCCCCGCGCTGCGGCGGGACCCGCTGGTCGCGCTGCCCGCTCCCCCCGTCGAGGACGGTGGTGCGTGGCAGGTGCGCGAGGTGCCGGCCGCCGCCGAGTACACCGGGGCGGTGGCCGAGGCCGTACGCCGCATGCGCGCCGGGGAGTTCGCCAAGGTGGTGCTCGCCCGCACCCTGGAGCTGACCGCGCCCGGCGAGCCCGACCTGCCCGCGATGCTGAGCCGGCTCGCCCGCCGCGACCCCGCCGGCTACACCTTCGCGGTGCCCACCGGCCCCGGCCGCACCCTGATCGGCGCGAGCCCCGAACTCCTGGTCGCCCGGCAGGACGGACGGCTCGTCGCCAACCCGCTGGCCGGCTCCGCTCCGCGCAGCTCCGACCTGGCCGAGGACGTCCGGCGGGCCGCGGCCCTGCTCGAGTCCCCCAAGGACCTGCACGAGCACGCGGTGGTCGTGGCCGCCGTGCGCGAGGCGCTCGCCCCGTTCTGCACCCGTCTCGACGTGCCCGAGCACCCCACCCTGGTGCGGACCGCCGCCATGTGGCACCTGTCGACGACGCTGACCGGTGACCTCGCGGACCCGGACACCACCGCACTGCGGCTCGCCGCCGCCCTGCACCCGACTCCGGCCGTGTGCGGGACACCCACGGCGGCGGCGCGCGCCGTCATCGCCGCGTACGAACCCTTCGAACGGGGTGCCTACACCGGAATGGTCGGGTGGCAGGACGCGGACGGCGACGGCGAGTGGGTCGTCACCATCCGCTGCGCCGAGGCCGAGGGCCGGTCGCTGCGCCTGTTCGCCGGGGCCGGTGTGGTGGCCGACTCCTCGCCCGAGGCGGAGACCGCCGAGACCGGCGCCAAGTTCCGCACCTTCCTGAACGCCGTGGGAGCCCAGCTGTGA